Proteins from a single region of Crassaminicella profunda:
- a CDS encoding NRAMP family divalent metal transporter — protein sequence MKKEMKKQNNFGALLGAAFIMATSAIGPGFLTQTATFTAEFAASFAFVILISIVLDIGAQVNVWRIIGVSGMRGQDIANKVVPGLGYVVAILVALGGLAFNIGNIGGAALGLNVILGLDVKIAAVICGIIGSIIFLSKDAGPVVDKFTKILGGLMIIIVAYVAIVTKPPVGQAIYRSVAPENFKSLIFPTITLLGGTVGGYITFAGGHRLIDAGITGKENLGEITRGSIMGIVIASIMRVFLFLAVLGVVAKGFQLDPSNPAASAFQHGAGMIGYKFFGIVLLSAGITSVVGAAYTSVSFLKTLHPTIEKNEKYWIIGFIVVSTMIMAVIGKPAKLLILAGSLNGLILPITIGVILLASRRKDIVGDYKHPTWLLVFGLLIVLVAGYAGVNALKNMQMLVH from the coding sequence GTGAAAAAGGAGATGAAAAAACAGAATAATTTTGGAGCACTTTTAGGAGCAGCATTTATTATGGCAACGTCAGCCATTGGACCGGGGTTTTTAACTCAGACAGCAACATTTACAGCAGAATTTGCAGCAAGCTTTGCTTTCGTTATACTTATATCTATTGTTCTTGATATTGGAGCCCAGGTAAATGTATGGAGAATTATTGGTGTATCAGGTATGAGAGGGCAAGATATTGCGAACAAAGTTGTACCAGGACTTGGGTATGTTGTGGCAATACTTGTTGCATTAGGAGGATTAGCTTTTAATATTGGAAATATTGGTGGAGCTGCTTTAGGACTCAATGTTATTTTAGGACTAGATGTAAAGATTGCAGCGGTTATTTGCGGAATTATTGGTAGTATTATTTTCTTATCGAAAGATGCAGGTCCAGTAGTAGACAAATTCACAAAAATACTGGGTGGATTAATGATTATCATTGTTGCATATGTGGCAATTGTTACAAAGCCGCCTGTTGGACAAGCTATTTATAGAAGTGTAGCACCTGAAAATTTCAAATCACTAATCTTTCCAACTATCACCCTATTAGGTGGAACTGTAGGAGGATATATTACCTTTGCTGGTGGACATAGATTGATTGATGCCGGAATTACAGGGAAGGAGAACCTTGGAGAGATTACAAGAGGTTCTATCATGGGAATTGTGATTGCATCCATTATGCGTGTGTTCTTATTCTTAGCAGTATTAGGGGTAGTGGCAAAAGGATTCCAATTAGATCCTTCTAACCCAGCAGCTTCTGCTTTTCAACATGGTGCGGGTATGATTGGATATAAATTCTTTGGTATAGTATTATTATCAGCAGGGATTACTTCTGTTGTTGGAGCAGCATATACATCTGTGTCATTCCTAAAAACGCTACATCCAACCATTGAAAAAAATGAAAAGTATTGGATTATTGGATTTATCGTGGTGTCTACTATGATTATGGCAGTAATAGGAAAACCTGCAAAACTGCTTATATTAGCAGGATCATTAAATGGATTGATTTTACCAATTACCATAGGGGTTATTTTACTTGCTTCTAGAAGAAAAGATATTGTAGGAGATTATAAACATCCTACTTGGCTATTGGTATTTGGATTATTGATTGTTCTTGTAGCTGGATATGCAGGAGTAAATGCACTGAAAAATATGCAAATGTTAGTACATTAG
- a CDS encoding LamB/YcsF family protein — protein sequence MYKVDLNSDLGESFGNYKIGLDEEVIRYVTSANIACGWHAGDPLVMENTIKIAKEQGVGIGAHPGFPDLMGFGRRNISVSPDEVKAYVKYQLGALMAFAKSKGEKIQHVKPHGAMYNMAAKDKALAKAIAEAVYEVDENIILMGLANSEMIKSGKEIGLKVANEVFADRAYNPDGTLVSRKLEGAVIHDAEVAIARVVKMVKEGKVTAINGEEIEINADSICVHGDNERAVEFVKKIRSSLEKEGVKVTAISNFIE from the coding sequence ATGTATAAAGTAGATTTAAACAGTGACTTAGGAGAAAGTTTTGGAAACTATAAAATAGGACTTGATGAAGAAGTTATAAGGTATGTAACTTCTGCGAATATTGCTTGTGGATGGCATGCAGGAGATCCTTTGGTGATGGAAAATACCATAAAAATTGCAAAAGAGCAAGGGGTAGGTATTGGTGCTCATCCAGGGTTTCCAGATTTAATGGGGTTTGGAAGAAGAAATATATCAGTATCCCCTGATGAAGTGAAAGCTTATGTAAAGTATCAACTAGGAGCTCTCATGGCATTTGCAAAATCAAAAGGAGAAAAAATTCAGCATGTAAAACCTCATGGTGCCATGTACAATATGGCAGCAAAGGACAAAGCTTTAGCTAAAGCAATTGCAGAAGCTGTATATGAAGTAGATGAAAACATTATTTTGATGGGACTTGCAAATAGTGAAATGATAAAGAGTGGGAAAGAAATAGGTTTAAAAGTAGCCAATGAAGTATTTGCAGATCGTGCTTATAATCCAGACGGCACATTAGTATCGAGAAAATTAGAAGGGGCAGTGATTCATGATGCTGAAGTGGCTATAGCAAGAGTTGTAAAAATGGTGAAGGAAGGAAAAGTTACAGCTATCAATGGTGAAGAGATAGAAATTAATGCAGATTCAATTTGTGTTCATGGAGATAATGAAAGAGCCGTTGAATTTGTGAAAAAGATACGTTCCTCTCTTGAGAAGGAAGGTGTAAAAGTAACAGCTATTTCAAATTTTATTGAATAG
- a CDS encoding IclR family transcriptional regulator: protein MKGQDSSINQSLDKALSLLKYFTAEEPVRGLSEIARLSSIPKATVYRLFNTFEKNGYLRKVDISGKQNQYKLGMKFLELGVIVSEAIEIKEIALPFMKRLRDEINEDVQLVMREKNQVIYVEKLICTHPVRLFTKTGRTASLNAGACPRAILSFLEDDEIKEIFEDESFEKYTENTIVKEEKLWELIKESRKNGYTVSFGEMEMQTIGVGAPVFDYTKKVVAAISTAGPDQRFDKDKIFEIIQKVKNTAKDISKALGYKES, encoded by the coding sequence ATGAAGGGGCAGGATAGTAGTATCAATCAAAGTTTAGATAAGGCATTGAGTCTTTTGAAATATTTTACTGCAGAGGAACCTGTAAGGGGATTGAGTGAAATTGCACGACTTTCATCTATTCCAAAGGCTACTGTATATAGATTGTTTAATACATTTGAAAAGAATGGATATCTTAGGAAAGTTGATATAAGTGGCAAACAGAATCAATATAAACTAGGGATGAAGTTCCTTGAATTGGGAGTGATTGTTTCTGAAGCTATAGAGATCAAAGAAATTGCACTACCCTTTATGAAGAGGTTAAGAGATGAGATTAATGAAGATGTACAGTTGGTTATGAGAGAAAAAAATCAAGTTATTTATGTTGAAAAATTAATCTGTACACATCCTGTAAGGCTTTTTACAAAAACAGGAAGGACTGCATCTTTAAATGCAGGTGCTTGTCCTAGGGCCATATTATCTTTTTTAGAAGATGATGAAATCAAAGAAATTTTTGAGGATGAGAGCTTCGAAAAATATACAGAGAATACCATAGTCAAAGAGGAAAAATTGTGGGAGTTGATTAAAGAAAGTAGAAAAAATGGGTACACCGTAAGCTTTGGAGAAATGGAAATGCAGACAATAGGGGTAGGAGCACCTGTATTTGATTACACTAAAAAAGTTGTTGCTGCTATTAGTACAGCAGGACCAGATCAACGCTTTGATAAAGATAAAATTTTTGAGATCATACAAAAAGTCAAAAATACGGCTAAGGACATTTCAAAAGCATTAGGATATAAAGAGTCATGA
- a CDS encoding putative hydro-lyase — protein MNDLSCAQPFEVRQMIRENKIQTHTSGMCHGYTQGNLVILPKNLAYDFLLFAQRNPKPCPILEVTDIGSTEFKTIAPGSNITTDIPKYRIYKKGELQGEYTHIKDFWRNDFVSFMLGCSFTFESALTEEGIEIRHITNGKNVPMYITNIQCKKSGVFSGPTVVSMRPIPYEKIVKTIQITSRYPSVHGAPIHIGDPEIIGIKDINKPDFGDPVAINPGEVPIFWACGVTPQAVAMNVKPEIMITHAPGHMFITDIKNHELARG, from the coding sequence ATGAACGACTTATCTTGTGCACAACCTTTTGAAGTTCGTCAAATGATTCGAGAAAATAAAATACAAACACATACATCTGGTATGTGCCATGGCTACACCCAAGGAAACTTGGTTATCTTACCTAAGAATTTAGCGTATGATTTCTTATTATTTGCACAGAGAAATCCAAAACCATGTCCCATCCTTGAAGTTACTGATATAGGATCTACAGAATTTAAGACCATCGCTCCTGGATCTAACATCACTACAGATATTCCAAAATATAGAATATATAAAAAAGGGGAACTTCAAGGAGAATATACACATATAAAAGATTTTTGGAGAAATGATTTTGTATCATTTATGTTAGGCTGTAGCTTTACATTTGAATCAGCTTTAACAGAAGAAGGTATTGAAATTAGACATATCACAAATGGTAAAAATGTTCCTATGTATATTACAAATATTCAATGTAAAAAATCAGGAGTATTTTCTGGTCCTACAGTTGTGAGTATGAGACCTATTCCCTATGAAAAAATCGTGAAAACTATACAAATTACTTCAAGATATCCTAGCGTCCATGGTGCGCCTATACATATTGGAGACCCTGAAATAATCGGTATAAAAGATATCAACAAACCAGATTTTGGTGATCCTGTAGCTATCAATCCTGGAGAAGTTCCTATTTTTTGGGCATGTGGTGTTACCCCTCAGGCTGTTGCCATGAATGTAAAACCTGAAATCATGATTACCCACGCACCAGGACATATGTTTATCACAGATATCAAAAATCATGAATTAGCTAGAGGATAG
- a CDS encoding NUDIX domain-containing protein encodes MKVFHRCCAIILMKNNKILLGLRADGQGWSMAGGKLEEGENYEMAVKRELQEEFNLLAKKNKCLGEVTSRAFVKGVETLVQPKIFFCEEFEGEPKPQLSEMDELRWFGLNELTSIQLFAPTKAVIEEYLDVLSIL; translated from the coding sequence ATGAAAGTATTTCACAGGTGTTGTGCAATTATTCTTATGAAAAATAATAAAATATTATTAGGGTTGAGAGCAGATGGACAAGGATGGAGTATGGCTGGGGGAAAGCTAGAAGAAGGAGAAAATTATGAAATGGCTGTAAAAAGAGAATTGCAAGAAGAGTTTAATCTTCTTGCAAAAAAAAATAAATGTTTAGGAGAAGTTACATCAAGAGCCTTTGTAAAAGGGGTAGAAACATTGGTTCAGCCTAAGATTTTTTTTTGTGAAGAATTTGAAGGAGAACCAAAACCACAGCTTTCTGAAATGGATGAACTAAGATGGTTTGGATTAAATGAATTAACTTCTATTCAATTATTTGCTCCTACAAAAGCAGTTATAGAAGAATATTTAGATGTTTTATCTATCCTCTAG
- the nuoE gene encoding NADH-quinone oxidoreductase subunit NuoE: MECCGGKKLMVDVSDPNVDLTKLDPILQKYKGISGSLITILQETQEIYGYLSLEVLNYIAEKIGVKPAKVHGVATFYTQFRLNPVGKHLIMLCQGTACHVNGSKLIENAICDELNIKEGETTEDGLFTLNNVACLGCCSLSPVMMINGETYAKLTPENARKILRDIKEKEKNSEEV, translated from the coding sequence ATGGAATGCTGTGGTGGAAAAAAACTCATGGTAGATGTAAGTGACCCTAATGTGGATCTAACAAAACTAGATCCTATCCTGCAAAAGTATAAAGGTATTTCAGGTAGTCTCATTACTATTTTACAAGAAACACAAGAAATTTACGGCTACTTATCCCTAGAAGTACTCAATTATATTGCTGAAAAAATTGGTGTGAAACCTGCAAAGGTTCACGGGGTAGCAACTTTTTATACCCAATTTAGACTCAATCCTGTTGGAAAGCATTTAATCATGCTTTGTCAAGGAACAGCCTGTCATGTAAATGGTTCTAAATTGATTGAAAATGCCATCTGTGATGAATTAAACATCAAAGAAGGAGAAACAACTGAAGACGGATTATTTACCCTTAATAATGTTGCCTGTCTTGGTTGCTGTAGTTTATCCCCTGTTATGATGATTAATGGAGAGACTTATGCAAAACTTACTCCTGAAAATGCAAGAAAAATATTGCGAGATATAAAAGAAAAAGAAAAAAATAGTGAGGAGGTCTAA